The region GACATATCCTGAAATCAGTAGGGCAGgagtattttttctattgttattcCTAATGAAAGAATAAGGATTCGATCAATGCCATCCAGAACCATATGATTAGGCAGGGTTCTACCCTCCAACAGCATATATATCAGTTCTTTCCAACTCATGGTTGGGAACACATATAACTTTATTTggctttaaaaagtgattttctaTTGACCTAATGTGACTAATGTTCTTAGGCAATGGCAAAACACCAAATGTGCTTACACTGTGATTCACAAAAAGTGATACAATTCCTCATTCAGCCACCAGCTAATTCCCTCTGTCCCTACCAGCTTTGGACTACTATTTAAGCTAAGAACTAActgatgaaaaaataataaaagaagaaaactgctTTTGTCTATATCTATTACATCTCTGGTAATTAAATAATGATTTTAGAAGTTTCCCCACCAGTTTCTCCAATTCTGCAGAATTTAAGAATCAAAAGTTTTCTAAGTCAAAAGAATAAACATGTACTTGTCTATTTTTACCTACTCCTCATctcctaaataatttatttaacctatTTCCCAACTGAAttccacttcattcattcatttttttttttgtaataaattgACTAGGTGTCTATTGTGTGTCAAAGAAGAAGGGATAgagacagaggaaaagaaaatgacaaaaaattatGTACAAGGTTTATGGTACATGGTAACAATTGCCTTGAATATCTCTTCCTTTGCACATGCATTCCACATGCAATTGATTCTTAATCTGAAGTCAAAGAACCTTTGAAGGGCTGTGACAGAGTAACTGTAAGAGGTCTGCAAAGGCCTAGGCTCATCAACATATACACCAAAGATTATTTTCAGgttaaatataacacatatacattacaatttttaaaatttatatagatacTATTGTAAGTAtgttttttacagaaaaaatgcGTAGCATCTGGAAATGATACTAAAAATAGTTAACAACTGGTTAAGCATGGGTTTCCACTAATTCAGTGGTCTGGTGGCCATCAACAGCTAGCATGGACAAACTGGTTTCCACCAGCTGCATATCACACCAGCAAATCCAGTTGAGGAGAGGCAACCTCTTCCTctctatttcatctttttttttccatattaaagAAAggtccttattttaaaaatatttctgggagttattattctaaaaaatattgTAAACTTGCTTGGACCGCCATAACCTTGTGACAAACCACAACTCCCATGAGAAATTATAACAAGTTTAGAACTAGGCCTTTGTTGGTGCTTTGTCTTTTATCATATTTCACAGAGTTATTCCCTGCTTTCCCACTTCTTCCCAGATGTTTTAAAGGCTGTAAACCTTTCACCACGAAAAAGTCTGTCTTAATTTATACTCTATGTATAATGAGAAACGCCTAGTTTCAGGCTTATGTATCCAGTTTACTTGAACCATTTAATATTTAGCTTACAAGAAAAGTTCCAGCTTGTGAAGAACAAATGAAATGGGCTGCAATTTGTGCTAAACTATTTTAACCCTGAGTATGTTTGCAATTGGAAGCAGTGTGTTATGAGAATGAACAATAGTTCCTTCCTAATGCGAGAAGGAAACAAGTTGGGTTGACTTGGCTACCTTTCACTTTAACCAGCCTAAGGGAGTAACTCCTaggttctctctttctcttagtttagaagaaaaaattactCAACATATTTAGTACATTTAAGATAATGAATCATTTAGGCCTATCACTACCTCATAGCCAACAGGTAGTGATAGGAAGGACAGCATAGTAActgcaagaaaacaaaatgtgtaaTCTCTGTATCTTTCCTACAGATTTAGAACAAAGCCAAATGACTATGGCAACATTTAGAAATAAAGTGGtagtaataatgaaaataaattaagaatttaGTCATACTTaccaaaatgtaaattttaaacataatttatacATATTCAAATGTAGCGTTGGTATTTCGTAAACCTactaaaatcataattttaaataaagtggCAAAATTATACCAACTACTACTACTCTTGGGAAGAGTGGTGTCAATTTCGGTCATCTTcttaatctaaaattaaaattctgagGGTCTACTAATCAGAAGAGGTTTCAGATATCAAATCATTGAAAATGTAAATCCAACTTCCAACAAAACTAACCTTAAAAAAGGCAAACCACTTGTAGTCATTCAACACAATCTCAAAGCCTTGGTTGTAAATGATGGTGAAATGGCCAGAATTGCCAAGGTCATCATATGCTGTATCCAGCTTCTGAAGGTACAccactacttttttttcttgtggtcctaaagaaaaaaaaaaagcacaataaaggaaaattatttggaTTTCAATAGGGGAAAGAATCCCCCAATTTCAATTATAATTGTGCTGCTTTCCTTTCATGCTACCCAGTTTGAGCACAGTCTGCCTAGTGAAGAAACCAGAGGCTCCATCTTGTTGCCTCAAACAGTTCCTGCTCCGAGGCAAGACTGTGAAGTTAGGCTCTAAAAATTTGAGATAATGCAagcagaagcagtggctcacgcctgtaatcctagcactttggggggctgaggtcaGAACTTCAAGACtagtttgggcaacatggtgagaccctgtcgctacaaaaatgatttttaaaaattagctggttataGTGGTgcattgcctgtagtcccagctatttgagcggctgaagctgaggtggaaggattgcttgagcccaggagttggaggctgcagtgagctatgattgcacaactgcattccaacctgggcaacacagtgagaccttgtctcaaaaaagagagataTGCTATGCAGCCCAGCAGGCAGGGAGACCCCCAAAACTACAGTACCTTTCCAGAGCATCCCAACACTGAAGAAATTTTTCCACTGAACAAAAGGAGAAATGGGGAATGTTGAAAATTACAGGCTTCCAGAAACGGAGAAAAGGCAAAATGCTAGTCAAAAGTGGGAAATGCAAGAATAAAAGGTATgacaacaaaaagataaacagaCTATCAGATCCTAAGGAAGGCAAAGTGCTAAGCCCAGGAGAAGACACCAAATGATCTATTCGGAGAAGAAATGGTGTACCTTCTCCTCAAAGGCTCTACAGTTTAGAACCTCATAATCTGAATCCTTCCAAAGTTTATTCAGCAAACTAGAGGTTTGTATCCTATAAAACCAATTAGTGCTGATAGGAATGATACGTTTAACCTTCATAGATGAGGGCTCAGACCTGTGGGTGCCTTTAATTACTGAATTAAGGCCAAAGGTAATTTTATAGGCAGAGCCTTCCTGAAAATGGTTCAGCTGTGTCCATCTGGAGAGTtctgtattttaaagtttttccatGTTTGAGATTAATGCTCTGACATGGGAGATTGCATGTGACAGGGCAGTGCAAATCCTGATCTCTTTCTGCCCCAACCTTcaaactcaaatttaaaaaaaaaaaaaaaaaaaaaaaaggccgggcgtggtgactcccgcctgtaatctcagtactttgggaggccgaggcgggcggatcacgaggtcaggagatggagaccatcctggctaacacagtgaaacccgtctctactaaaaatacaaaatattagccgggcgtggtggcatgtgcctgtaatcctagctactggggagattgaggcaggagaatcgcttgaacccgggaggcggaggttgcagtgagccgagatcccgccactgaactacaccctgggtgacagagcaagattccattctcaaaaaaaaaaaaaaaagttacaatgtTCAGGATTATGAAATGCTATACAGTCAGTTAAAAAGGTATTTCTTTAGTAACAAATGACTTAATCTTTGTTCTGTTGACAAGAAAATTATAGCTGATTTTTTACTGACTCTGCAAAAGTCACAGGCTGTAAGAGGGTTTGGGTAGACCACAGTGTGACTCTTCTAACTAGTGATTGTCTTTTTTCCACCCCACCCCCTTCACTAGGTTCTTTGTTCTAGGGGTAACCATGTTATCTGAAGGCATATGGAATATCTCCAGTATGTTCAAACACTAGGTATTTATTGAGCCTTCCATGAGCCAAACACTGTGCACACTCTGGGCATTTCTAATTACTAGGTTCAGAGTTaagttttgttattaattttttaaaaaagttttacctCCTTGCAATGCATGAAACAATGCAGAGTGGTACTAGCCGTTTTCTAGTACTCATCAACACACGCTCAAACCAAAATCGCTGGGCACAAAGTCCCTTTCCCACCAtctaacaaaaagagaaaacgtCCTGCTATATCCTCGAGAGTCTTTGAGCTCATCTATCTTCACTAGtacaatagtaataaaaaataaaaataaattttaaaaataacgcTACCAGATCGGACTGGAGAACCAAACGATTGCAGTTCCCAAGTCTCtctcaaagcaaacaaaattaagCGGGAGGAATAAAAAAGTTCTTGATAAAAGTGTTGAGTCCCCAAGATAACCAAGAAAGTGTGGAGTTAGAAGTTCTCAGCAGATGAACTTAAACTTCGCGAGCCTGGCGGGGAAGAAGGTCCCCAAGGGTCCCCGAATCCAGTCAAGATGCTCTGGCCACCCACAAGCGTCTGCCTGGGGGGAAGCGGTAGTTGGCGTGGCGCTGCGTTAGGGGCTCAAGGGCAGAAAGGACGACCCGGAGGACTGCCGAGCCGGCGGCTTACCCATAACCGAGCAGTTGACATCGCGCTGGGAACCGCTGGAGCCCACCTGGAAGACCCAGGTGCCCAGCAAGTCAAGATAGGTGCAGTTGGCAGGTGTGTCGCAGCGCACGGCGCGGTCGCCGGAGAGAAGCAGCAGGAGGGCAGCGAGCAGCAAGGCGGGCCCAGCACCCATGCTGCCGGGAGCTGAGAGAAGAGGTGAAGAATTACCAGGAAGCCGAGCACTGCGGGCTAGCGGTGAGTCCACCGCTAGGCGCGCGCCTTGAAATAGCTACGCCGGCCCGGAAACCCGGGGGCGGGGTCACTGAGCAGCAGGGGATTGGGGGTTGGGCGCCAGGCGCGTGCCCGTCTCTGAAGCGGGGACTTGGGAGCGCGCGCTGCCCCTCACTTGGCTGCAACTGGACCCAGAACTAGGGAAGAGCCCagggacagatttttttttatttttattttttttgccgaGGGATGTTTCAAAATTTTGCACGGCCAGGgtgacaaaaagagggtttaagaGCCACAAGCGGTCCGCACATGACCCAGACTTCGTTCCTGTGCAGTAAcgtagggagagaaggaaagggtgTGGGAGGAATAAGGGAGTGGGTCAGGTGAAAGAGCGCGACAGAGGGAGAGATCTAGCAAGCGGAGTTCTGTTTTACTTGCTATTCTTCCGCTTTAGTCTTTTTTCTCAGGTCCAGTTGCCTcataaccaactttttgttttttcctatgaAAAACTTCGCTAGTTAACATCAACTATTCCAGCTGTCTGAGAACTTATCTTCCTTCCGTTTTCCAACCCTTCCTACTTTTTTATGtgcttgattttgttttgtttcctggtaAATGCTGTTTGCCTGTTTACATTCAGCAGAATTCAGTTGTGCAAACCTGCAGTTTTGGTGTATTAGCGTTGTGGGGGTTTTCCCTCTGGCACGCACACACATGGCGCTCTCAGAGATGATATTGCTCAACCCCTTTTATGTTACAGAGGAAAAGcaagaggcccagagagaggaagTGGCTTGCCCAGGGTGAGAAGGGTGAGGAAGGAAGCTAGCCAATGGGAGAAGGCTGGTCTTATGAACCATTCTAGTGTGCCAGTCTGATCGCCAAAAATTATTAGGTAGCACTATTTCCAGGTGCCTCCTTGCTCAGTTTAAATATCACCCTTTTCCGTAAGAGCCTCCCGTTCCTTCCTGGCTTTTGTTGGTAATTGGGGCTCCTTTCTCCCACTGAGCCTACTAGGTGTCAGGCCCTGTGGACACAGTGATGAACAAGACAGACCTGATGTGTCCCCGTTTTCTTTGGGATATGAATTTTTGCCCcctttgcactggtcacaaatCAATATTCATATGTCCATTTTTTTTCCACCAGATTATAAACATTCAAAGAGAGCAGGTCCAAATTATTCACTTATATCTCCCTAGATTCTGGTTTATTCAGAAAGTGTCCTTGAGTGTTAAAATAAGTGTGCTTAATATTCTTATCTTGGTTGCCAAGCTTGAAAGCCAGTTTCAATGAGGCAAAAGGAGTTGTCCTTGAAAGTTCAGCGGTGAAAATACTCTTCAATGGGGGCACAAATTTCAAAAGCCTGGGGCGGAGTTGGTGGGGGGGGGGTTGGGGAACACCTTGCTTTTAGGTTTTATATACCTTCTTAGAATTAAAAGCTGACATTGTATAATTAAGCTAACACACTATTTATTTAAAGATACCCTGACAGATTAAGCTTCCCTTCCTGAATCTCTGGGAAGGTGTGTTACTGAttgttaaaacattaaatttgTATTAGGTCATCAATATTGAAGAGCCAGTTTAGGTGGAAATTTCTTTGATGAATGTAATCAAAGCAACATACTTAATTGTAAAGAAAGTTTAAAACAGTCTTTATTCATTGATTGAATAATAGAAAAAGATCTTGTGGACCTCTTAGTCTAATggattcattttaaaattgggaaatGGAGATTCAGAGAGTTAAATCGCTTGCTGAATGTCATATTGCCACTTAGTAAGATTTAAGAATGAACCTCAGGCACATTGATTTTCAGTTTAGTTTATTTCTACTAATCTAATAATTCCCATATTGttctctctcaaaaataactACTAACTCTCCATTCcacgcacacacaaaaaattgatTCTCAAACCGATCAGACCCCAAATCCTTTACTTTCtgaaatgaaattaatttataaacTGCTTACAcacttaataaaaagaaatgtaatgccAAATGtaatataaagaagaaatcagatattttaaatatatttctagtaTAATAAGTTATATCCCATCATGTAAAATGTTCAAGTATGACTGTGTTGGAAAACATAATGAGGCACTCAGATACTTGCTCTTCACACTTCTGTAACCACCCAATGGATTCACCtggcctgctgcctagacagagccaatttatcaagacaggggaattgcaatggagGACGAGTAATTCATACAGAGCCGGCTGTGGGGGAGACGGGAGTTTTAttatcactcaaatcagtctccccgagcattcagggatcagagttttcaaagataatttggtgggtaggggcttgggaagtggggagtgctgattggttaggttggagatggaatcatacGGGGTCtaagtgagtttttcttgctatcttctgttcctgggtgggatggcagaTATGGTTGAGCCAGATTGCTGGTCTCAGTGGTGTCAGCTGATCTATGGAGTTCAGG is a window of Gorilla gorilla gorilla isolate KB3781 chromosome 9, NHGRI_mGorGor1-v2.1_pri, whole genome shotgun sequence DNA encoding:
- the CTSC gene encoding dipeptidyl peptidase 1 isoform X3 — its product is MGAGPALLLAALLLLLSGDRAVRCDTPANCTYLDLLGTWVFQVGSSGSQRDVNCSVMGPQEKKVVVYLQKLDTAYDDLGNSGHFTIIYNQGFEIVLNDYKWFAFFKDVTDFISHLFMQLGTVGIYDLPHLRNKLVIK
- the CTSC gene encoding dipeptidyl peptidase 1 isoform X2; the encoded protein is MGAGPALLLAALLLLLSGDRAVRCDTPANCTYLDLLGTWVFQVGSSGSQRDVNCSVMGPQEKKVVVYLQKLDTAYDDLGNSGHFTIIYNQGFEIVLNDYKWFAFFKDVTDFISHLFMQLGTVGIYDLPHLRNKLAMNRRWG